Proteins found in one Arthrobacter sp. U41 genomic segment:
- a CDS encoding PP2C family protein-serine/threonine phosphatase: protein MAAPDRPADRAEGKTPAPLRPLIMRYAARSDVGRVRAKNDDSAYVGRHLAVVADGMGGHAGGDVASAATVLDMIHLDKDDYEGDAGTVLADEIQTANSLLSELVHMNPKLAGMGTTVTALLLAEGKLHFAHIGDSRAYRLRNGKFEQVSVDHTFVQRLIDEGRLRPEEAETHPHKNVLMRVLGDVDASPELDLATLEVEPGERWLLCSDGLNYVAGHVVERTVRENPDLRECAELLVDLTLEAGAPDNVTVVMLEIAEQTTDDVRTAAVEIVPAASTSTVSAVVSESAARLAGSTFGAAKTPEEQPDPDDAGAAVDQPADGAADKGEPVTSTDPHLGEHLSAEVLREDLASRPHELVGAAASAAETGSIPTIAGRTLARRAATVLTHKAEQAREEADDDRAARPPRRWVTVAIAAAIIALLTLGLWLGYAWTQTRYYIGEQDQHVAIFNGVSQRLGPIQLSTLETVTDIRMSDLPEFSQQRVRQTVPARDLYDAQRIVKNLERTGTTAPADECITASPTPATPGAPASPGATAIPGSPMPTPTCEVGQ from the coding sequence GTGGCTGCCCCGGATCGTCCCGCAGACAGGGCCGAAGGCAAAACACCTGCCCCGCTGCGGCCGCTCATCATGCGCTATGCCGCGCGTTCTGACGTCGGCCGTGTGCGCGCCAAGAACGACGACTCCGCGTACGTTGGCCGCCACCTCGCCGTCGTCGCCGACGGTATGGGCGGCCACGCCGGCGGCGATGTCGCCTCGGCCGCCACCGTGCTGGACATGATCCATCTGGACAAGGACGACTACGAGGGCGACGCCGGCACCGTCCTGGCCGACGAGATCCAGACCGCCAATTCGCTGCTCTCCGAACTTGTCCACATGAACCCCAAGCTGGCCGGCATGGGCACCACGGTCACGGCCCTCCTGCTGGCCGAGGGCAAGCTGCACTTCGCCCACATTGGCGACTCCCGCGCCTACCGGCTCCGGAACGGCAAATTCGAACAGGTCAGCGTGGACCACACGTTCGTGCAGCGCCTGATCGATGAAGGCCGGCTCCGCCCCGAAGAGGCGGAAACCCATCCGCACAAGAACGTCCTCATGCGGGTCCTCGGTGACGTCGATGCCAGCCCTGAACTGGACCTGGCGACCCTTGAGGTCGAGCCGGGTGAGCGCTGGCTGCTTTGTTCCGACGGTCTGAATTATGTTGCCGGCCACGTGGTGGAGCGCACCGTCCGGGAAAACCCGGACCTGCGCGAATGCGCGGAACTGCTGGTCGACCTCACCCTCGAGGCGGGGGCTCCGGACAACGTCACGGTTGTGATGCTGGAAATTGCCGAACAGACGACCGACGACGTCCGGACCGCCGCGGTCGAAATTGTGCCGGCCGCCTCCACGTCCACCGTGAGCGCCGTTGTCTCAGAAAGCGCCGCCCGGCTGGCCGGAAGCACCTTCGGTGCAGCAAAAACTCCCGAAGAACAGCCGGACCCCGACGACGCCGGTGCAGCGGTTGACCAGCCGGCCGACGGGGCCGCCGACAAGGGGGAGCCTGTAACCTCCACCGATCCGCACCTTGGCGAGCATCTTTCCGCCGAGGTGCTCCGTGAGGACCTGGCCAGCCGCCCCCACGAACTCGTCGGCGCAGCCGCCTCCGCCGCGGAAACGGGTTCCATCCCCACCATTGCGGGGCGCACCCTGGCCCGCCGGGCCGCTACCGTGCTGACCCATAAAGCTGAACAGGCGAGGGAAGAAGCCGACGACGATCGGGCTGCCCGCCCGCCGCGCCGCTGGGTGACCGTCGCCATCGCCGCGGCCATCATCGCACTCCTGACGCTGGGTCTGTGGCTCGGCTACGCCTGGACCCAGACGCGGTACTACATCGGCGAGCAGGACCAGCACGTCGCCATCTTTAACGGGGTCTCACAGCGTCTGGGACCCATCCAGCTTTCCACCCTCGAAACGGTGACCGATATCCGGATGTCCGATCTCCCCGAATTTTCCCAGCAGCGGGTGCGCCAGACCGTTCCGGCCCGGGACCTCTATGACGCCCAGCGGATCGTCAAAAACCTTGAGCGCACCGGCACCACAGCCCCCGCGGACGAATGCATCACCGCGTCCCCGACCCCGGCAACCCCCGGCGCCCCGGCCAGTCCGGGTGCAACCGCAATCCCCGGTTCCCCGATGCCGACGCCCACCTGCGAGGTCGGCCAGTGA